Proteins encoded within one genomic window of Nonomuraea gerenzanensis:
- a CDS encoding rhodanese-like domain-containing protein, with product MTTTGEPCAGATEVDRLLAQARAGLRRLAPAEAWAAAGRGAKIVDTRPEHQRRAAGEIPGAVVVERNHLEWRLDPTCEARIPEADSRHIQWIVICAEGYSSSLAAAALRELGLSNATDVIGGFDAWAEAGLPTVRPARPTTPRGPGE from the coding sequence TTGACAACGACAGGCGAGCCCTGCGCCGGCGCGACTGAGGTCGACCGGCTGCTGGCGCAGGCCCGCGCGGGGCTGCGGCGCCTCGCGCCCGCCGAGGCGTGGGCCGCCGCGGGCCGGGGCGCGAAGATCGTCGACACCCGGCCCGAGCACCAGCGCAGGGCTGCCGGAGAGATCCCGGGGGCCGTGGTGGTCGAGCGCAACCACCTGGAGTGGCGGCTCGACCCCACGTGCGAGGCCCGCATTCCCGAGGCGGACTCCCGTCACATCCAGTGGATCGTGATCTGCGCCGAGGGGTACTCGTCCTCGCTGGCCGCGGCGGCGCTGCGGGAGCTCGGACTGTCCAACGCCACCGACGTCATCGGCGGCTTCGACGCGTGGGCGGAGGCCGGCCTGCCGACCGTCCGCCCCGCCCGGCCCACGACGCCGCGCGGGCCGGGCGAGTGA
- a CDS encoding AfsR/SARP family transcriptional regulator — translation MRMTVGSIGVLGTVGLLSDEGVVSPRPPVVRALLGALAAHASEPVPSAHLMTTIWEQDLPANPKGALHLTVHRLRRWLEEQAGGSIALVTGVSGYRLDLHEGTTDLIEFRALTSTPGGTEDDLHRALGLWRGRPFENVPEDRVDSELVETLLAERQAVVRRYARSAMDGGRLEAAESLLWTACRADPMDEEAHALLIEVLSGMGQLASALSVYDRIRRRLSAELGISPGSRLTLAHQRVLKEPALTAGPDRGPQPSSLTGRGQALRSLADDLCRARVVTLTGPPGVGKSALALAAATTAADRLECDVTAVDLETQALTGVDLEAGQLAGVLPAGRGRHILVIDGYGGRVAEVKAAIQPLIACSPELVVLGTGSRVLGMPGETTRTLGPLSAADAENLLISRAAAFLPSVFHAPENRHWLSSLLAHTGGLPSAIEIAASLLRTLTPDNLAAALARDARMLLDGGDATGVTLAERIRHAHGALEEREALLLTRLARLPEEFGLAEAETLCACATLTESQVVRGLIGLVDQSLVQPVDHSYGRRYRILPPIRRFVADLCEDARERESVGLRVW, via the coding sequence ATGCGGATGACTGTGGGCTCCATCGGCGTACTCGGCACCGTGGGGCTGTTGTCTGACGAGGGGGTCGTCAGTCCCAGGCCGCCGGTCGTCAGGGCGCTCCTCGGAGCGCTGGCCGCGCACGCCTCGGAGCCCGTCCCCTCGGCCCATCTCATGACCACGATCTGGGAGCAGGACCTGCCCGCCAACCCCAAGGGTGCCCTGCACCTGACCGTCCACCGGCTGCGCCGGTGGCTGGAGGAGCAGGCGGGCGGCTCCATCGCCCTCGTCACGGGGGTGAGCGGCTACCGGCTGGACCTGCACGAGGGCACCACCGACCTGATCGAGTTCCGCGCTCTGACCTCGACCCCGGGCGGCACCGAGGACGATCTGCACCGGGCGCTCGGCCTCTGGCGCGGGCGTCCCTTCGAGAACGTCCCCGAGGACCGGGTCGACTCCGAGCTGGTCGAGACGCTGCTGGCCGAGCGCCAGGCGGTGGTGCGCAGGTACGCCAGGTCCGCGATGGACGGCGGCCGGCTGGAGGCGGCCGAGTCGCTGCTCTGGACGGCGTGCCGGGCCGACCCGATGGACGAGGAGGCCCACGCGCTGCTGATCGAGGTCCTGTCCGGCATGGGGCAACTGGCCTCGGCCCTGTCGGTCTACGACCGCATCAGGCGGCGGCTCTCGGCGGAGCTGGGCATCAGCCCGGGCAGCCGGCTCACGCTGGCCCACCAGCGGGTGCTGAAGGAGCCCGCCCTCACCGCCGGCCCTGATCGCGGCCCCCAGCCGAGCTCGCTGACCGGCCGCGGGCAGGCCCTGCGGTCGCTGGCCGACGACCTGTGCCGCGCCCGCGTCGTCACGCTGACAGGCCCCCCTGGGGTCGGCAAGTCCGCGCTCGCGCTGGCGGCCGCGACCACGGCCGCCGACCGGCTGGAGTGCGACGTCACCGCCGTCGACCTGGAGACCCAGGCGCTCACCGGCGTCGATCTGGAGGCCGGGCAGCTCGCCGGCGTGCTCCCGGCGGGGCGGGGCAGGCACATCCTCGTCATCGACGGGTACGGCGGGCGGGTCGCGGAGGTCAAGGCGGCCATCCAGCCGCTGATCGCCTGCTCGCCCGAGCTCGTCGTGCTCGGCACCGGCTCCCGCGTCCTCGGCATGCCGGGGGAGACCACGCGGACGCTGGGCCCGCTGAGCGCGGCCGACGCCGAGAACCTTCTGATCAGCCGCGCCGCCGCGTTTCTGCCCAGCGTGTTCCACGCCCCGGAGAACCGTCACTGGCTGAGCAGCCTGCTCGCCCACACCGGCGGCCTGCCGAGCGCCATCGAGATCGCGGCCTCACTGCTGCGGACGCTGACCCCGGACAACCTGGCCGCCGCCCTGGCCAGGGACGCCCGGATGCTGCTCGACGGCGGCGACGCCACCGGCGTCACGCTCGCCGAGCGGATCCGGCACGCGCACGGCGCGCTCGAAGAGCGGGAGGCGCTGCTGCTGACCCGCCTCGCGCGGCTGCCGGAGGAGTTCGGCCTGGCCGAGGCCGAGACCCTGTGCGCGTGCGCGACGTTGACCGAGAGCCAGGTCGTCCGCGGGCTCATCGGGCTCGTCGACCAGTCCTTGGTGCAGCCCGTCGACCACTCCTACGGCCGTCGTTACCGCATCCTCCCGCCCATCCGCCGGTTCGTGGCGGACCTCTGCGAAGACGCGCGCGAGAGGGAGAGTGTGGGCCTCCGCGTCTGGTGA
- the selD gene encoding selenide, water dikinase SelD encodes MKRLTQYAQGGGCACKIPAGDLERLLNGSQMPLPRDAEAELLVGLDTGDDAAVVRVQDGTVIISTADFFTPVVDDPYDWGRIAAANALSDVYAMGGRPVVALNLLCWPVDHLPYDLAAEVLRGGAEVAALAGCHLAGGHSVTDVEPKYGLAVTGVADPDRLLQNSTGRAGLPLSLSKPLGLGVLNNRHKSTGEVFPQAVETMTRLNADASRDALAAGIRCATDVTGFGLLGHLHKLARASGVTAVIDASAVPVLEGAERAVREGFVPGGSRRNLDWVAPHLDHGDVPEETLLLLADAQTSGGLLVAGEIPGAPVIGELVENTGHTIIVRH; translated from the coding sequence ATGAAGAGGCTCACACAGTACGCCCAGGGCGGTGGCTGCGCCTGCAAGATCCCCGCGGGGGATCTGGAACGGTTGCTGAACGGTTCGCAGATGCCGCTCCCGCGAGACGCCGAGGCGGAGCTCCTGGTGGGGCTGGACACCGGCGACGACGCCGCCGTGGTCCGCGTCCAGGACGGGACTGTGATCATCAGCACGGCCGACTTCTTCACCCCGGTGGTCGACGACCCCTACGACTGGGGCCGCATCGCCGCGGCCAACGCGCTGTCCGACGTCTACGCCATGGGCGGGCGTCCGGTGGTCGCGCTCAACCTGCTGTGCTGGCCCGTCGACCACCTGCCCTACGACCTGGCCGCCGAGGTGCTGCGGGGCGGCGCTGAGGTGGCCGCGCTGGCCGGCTGCCATCTGGCCGGCGGGCACAGCGTCACCGACGTCGAGCCCAAGTACGGCCTGGCCGTCACCGGCGTCGCCGACCCCGACCGGCTGCTCCAGAACAGCACCGGCCGCGCCGGGCTGCCGCTGTCCCTGAGCAAGCCGCTCGGTCTCGGCGTGCTCAACAACCGGCACAAGAGCACCGGCGAAGTGTTCCCGCAGGCGGTGGAGACCATGACCCGGCTCAACGCGGACGCCTCCCGCGACGCCCTGGCCGCCGGGATCCGGTGCGCGACCGACGTCACCGGTTTCGGCCTGCTGGGGCACCTGCACAAGCTCGCCCGCGCCTCCGGGGTCACCGCCGTGATCGACGCCTCGGCCGTTCCGGTGCTGGAGGGCGCGGAGCGGGCCGTGCGGGAGGGGTTCGTCCCCGGCGGGTCGCGGCGCAACCTCGACTGGGTGGCTCCTCACCTGGATCACGGCGACGTCCCCGAGGAGACTCTGCTGCTCCTCGCCGACGCGCAGACCTCGGGTGGCCTGCTCGTCGCCGGGGAGATCCCGGGCGCTCCGGTAATCGGTGAATTGGTGGAAAATACCGGACATACAATTATTGTTCGACATTAA
- the selA gene encoding L-seryl-tRNA(Sec) selenium transferase, with product MTDPRRSIPRTDALLAHPRLAEARRRFGHAQVKALIVAAQQHARKGDLPPSDVLAAVLASLPTSASGLRPVINATGVLLHTNLGRAPLSAAARQAVELAAGVTDVELDLGTGGRGRRGRTALAALAAAVPAAEAVHVVNNNAAALALAATALAAGGEIVISRGELIEIGDGFRLPDLLVSTGARLREVGMTNRTSLADYAEAIGPRTGMVLKVHPSNYRIEGFTADVPVARLAELCRDRGVPLVGDAGSGLLAPEPLLPREPDVTTWLNEGADLVTTSGDKLLGGPQCGLLFGRAELVERLRRHPLARALRVDKITLAALEATVAGPPTPTWESLHAGQAALRARAESLAARLRDKGIDAEAVGSQSVVGGGGAPGVVLPSAAVALDGAMAAVLRRAEPPVLARVEGGRCLLDLRAVPAEDDDALLDAVLGVPPEE from the coding sequence GTGACAGACCCTCGCCGATCCATCCCCAGGACGGACGCCCTGCTCGCCCACCCCCGGCTGGCCGAGGCCCGCAGGCGGTTCGGCCACGCCCAGGTCAAGGCCCTGATCGTGGCCGCGCAGCAGCACGCGAGGAAGGGTGACCTGCCGCCGTCGGACGTCCTGGCCGCCGTGCTGGCGTCGCTGCCGACCTCGGCTTCCGGGCTGCGTCCGGTGATCAACGCCACTGGCGTGCTGCTGCACACCAACCTGGGCCGCGCCCCGCTGTCGGCCGCCGCCCGCCAGGCGGTGGAGCTGGCCGCCGGCGTCACGGACGTCGAGCTCGACCTCGGCACGGGCGGCCGGGGCCGGCGGGGACGCACCGCGCTGGCCGCGCTCGCCGCCGCGGTGCCCGCGGCCGAGGCGGTCCACGTGGTCAACAACAACGCCGCCGCGCTCGCGCTGGCGGCCACCGCGCTCGCGGCGGGCGGCGAGATCGTGATCAGCCGGGGCGAGCTGATCGAGATCGGCGACGGTTTCCGCCTGCCCGACCTGCTCGTCTCCACGGGCGCGCGGCTGCGCGAGGTCGGCATGACCAACCGCACCTCGCTCGCCGACTACGCCGAGGCGATCGGGCCGCGGACGGGGATGGTGCTGAAGGTGCACCCGTCCAACTACCGGATCGAGGGTTTCACGGCCGACGTCCCGGTGGCGCGGCTGGCGGAGCTGTGCCGTGATCGGGGCGTCCCGCTCGTCGGCGACGCCGGCTCGGGCCTGCTGGCCCCCGAGCCGCTGCTGCCCCGCGAGCCCGACGTCACGACCTGGCTGAACGAGGGCGCCGACCTGGTCACCACCAGCGGCGACAAGCTGCTCGGCGGCCCCCAGTGCGGCCTGCTGTTCGGCCGCGCCGAGCTCGTGGAGCGGCTGCGCCGCCATCCTCTGGCCCGCGCGCTCCGGGTGGACAAGATCACGCTGGCGGCGCTGGAGGCCACGGTCGCGGGCCCGCCGACCCCGACCTGGGAGAGCCTGCACGCCGGCCAGGCCGCGCTGCGCGCCCGCGCCGAGAGCCTGGCGGCCCGGCTGCGTGACAAGGGGATCGACGCCGAGGCCGTCGGCAGCCAGAGCGTGGTCGGCGGCGGCGGGGCGCCCGGGGTGGTGCTGCCGAGCGCCGCCGTCGCGCTGGACGGGGCCATGGCCGCCGTGCTGCGCCGGGCCGAGCCGCCCGTCCTCGCGCGCGTGGAGGGCGGCCGATGCCTGCTCGATCTGCGCGCGGTGCCGGCCGAGGACGACGACGCACTGCTGGACGCCGTGCTCGGCGTGCCGCCGGAGGAGTGA
- a CDS encoding spore-associated protein A, protein MTAFRVLARTAVVTALGAALVAPALPASAATPEGICGSGYRVIDHMTSSPWGTYYLLYNSGNGHNCVVAIKARGAGTKTFTEARLQVQGSSTILRDSGQFESYAGPVRAYANNKCVQWGGRFSDWTGQTFATLSGWEHCT, encoded by the coding sequence ATGACCGCTTTCCGTGTTCTCGCCCGCACCGCGGTGGTGACCGCGCTCGGCGCGGCCCTCGTGGCGCCCGCCCTGCCCGCCAGCGCGGCCACGCCCGAGGGCATCTGCGGCTCCGGCTACCGGGTCATCGACCACATGACGTCCTCGCCCTGGGGCACGTACTACCTGCTCTACAACAGTGGCAACGGCCACAACTGCGTCGTCGCGATCAAGGCCAGGGGAGCGGGCACAAAGACGTTCACCGAGGCCCGCCTACAGGTGCAGGGCTCGTCCACCATCCTCCGTGACAGCGGCCAGTTCGAGTCCTACGCCGGACCGGTGCGGGCCTACGCCAACAACAAGTGCGTCCAGTGGGGCGGCAGGTTCTCCGACTGGACCGGCCAGACCTTCGCGACGCTCAGCGGCTGGGAGCACTGCACCTGA
- a CDS encoding TlpA family protein disulfide reductase, translating into MSTLGIVIVAVCLIVTTVNLILTAVLFRQLGLMVMGSARGADDSGISIGRKLPALDLIDARTGADVDVHGLRRPQLVFFGSTTCHECAEIYPDIRYLEDHYDLRVVNFLFGSDLADVVSYAGARGVKGPVVVATEGLASAYDVDVSPFAFVVDERGLIVSKGLLNSRGRLIDMLAPIQRVEFDKEAVRENVA; encoded by the coding sequence ATGTCGACCCTGGGCATAGTGATCGTCGCGGTCTGCCTGATCGTGACCACCGTCAACCTGATCCTCACCGCGGTGCTGTTCCGGCAGCTCGGGCTGATGGTCATGGGCAGCGCCAGAGGCGCCGACGACAGCGGCATCTCCATCGGCAGGAAGCTGCCGGCGCTCGACCTGATCGACGCGCGCACCGGCGCCGACGTGGACGTCCACGGCCTGCGGCGGCCCCAGCTCGTCTTCTTCGGGTCCACCACCTGCCATGAGTGCGCGGAGATCTACCCGGACATCCGCTACCTCGAAGACCACTACGACCTGCGGGTCGTCAACTTCCTGTTCGGCTCGGACCTCGCGGACGTCGTCTCCTACGCCGGCGCGCGCGGGGTCAAGGGCCCCGTCGTCGTGGCCACGGAGGGCCTCGCCTCGGCGTACGACGTCGATGTCAGCCCCTTCGCGTTCGTCGTCGACGAGCGCGGGCTCATCGTCTCGAAGGGGCTGCTCAACAGCCGCGGACGGCTCATCGACATGCTCGCCCCGATTCAGCGGGTCGAGTTCGACAAGGAGGCGGTACGTGAAAACGTCGCGTGA
- a CDS encoding MauE/DoxX family redox-associated membrane protein yields MDDTLPACFALAGAVLLVAAAARRPGGVTAAVMAHNLLPRFLVRLAPLIGPAEGLAGAAVLACWMTGAAGPLRLAAAAVALWYVALAVYLAVLLRRRGRVPCGCLDDTSLASPAKVGRAVLLALATAPLVAGWPPIPDEPGVRLLACGLAAFTAGIVIVAGKVADLAGTSAAPGR; encoded by the coding sequence ATGGATGACACGCTCCCGGCCTGCTTCGCCCTCGCCGGCGCGGTGCTGCTGGTCGCCGCCGCGGCGCGCCGCCCCGGCGGCGTCACCGCGGCGGTCATGGCGCACAACCTGCTGCCGAGGTTCCTGGTACGGCTCGCGCCGCTGATCGGCCCCGCCGAGGGGCTGGCCGGCGCGGCCGTGCTGGCCTGCTGGATGACCGGCGCGGCCGGGCCGCTCCGGCTCGCCGCCGCGGCCGTGGCGCTCTGGTACGTGGCCCTCGCCGTCTACCTGGCCGTCCTGCTGCGCCGCAGGGGCAGGGTGCCGTGCGGCTGCCTGGACGACACCAGCCTGGCGTCGCCCGCGAAGGTCGGCCGCGCCGTCCTGCTGGCCCTGGCGACGGCGCCGCTCGTCGCGGGATGGCCGCCGATCCCGGACGAGCCGGGCGTGCGGCTGCTCGCCTGCGGGCTGGCCGCCTTCACGGCGGGAATCGTGATCGTCGCCGGCAAGGTGGCCGACCTCGCGGGAACCTCCGCGGCCCCCGGACGGTAA
- the selB gene encoding selenocysteine-specific translation elongation factor: MHVIATAGHVDHGKSTLVRALTGMEPDRWAEERRRGMTIDLGFAWTTLASGERLAFVDVPGHERFVTNMLAGVGPCPAVMLVVAADQGWQAQSAEHLAALDALGVRHGLAVVTRADLADPEPVRRQVRERLAGTGLAGIGSVAVSGRTGQGLDELRAALGRLAAALPEPDTGDAVRLWIDRVFTIKGAGTVVTGTLTRGTLRVGDELETGGGRVRIRGLQTLGEKAERVSATARVAVNLRGVDRDDLSRGMALVTPEAWSPAQVIDVRLTAAPDRRAEAVVPHPGSAQGREAVVPHPGSAQRRKAAVLHVGSAAVPVRVRLLGGDTARLTLDRPLPLRTGDRGLLRDPGRREIVAGLVVLDVRPAPLHRRGAAAARAAALAEVSLPDAAALLRWHGLLTGRELRAMGCPPAGTPVTGDWYADPEHWSSLTRRLVEHVSRRPAHDPGVTVDAVAQVLGLPDRRLAEALVVPPLVAEGGRILPADRSLPPAIARAVAELTADLAERPFDAPTAERLDELGLTGKALAAALRSGAVMSIGKNVVLMPDALERAADRLAELPSPFTVSDARVALATSRRVALPLLECLDARGITHRVDNDRRALRRRD, from the coding sequence ATGCACGTGATCGCGACGGCCGGGCACGTGGACCACGGCAAGTCGACGCTCGTCCGGGCCCTGACCGGCATGGAGCCCGACCGCTGGGCCGAGGAACGCCGCCGCGGCATGACCATCGACCTCGGGTTCGCCTGGACGACGCTCGCATCGGGCGAGCGGCTCGCGTTCGTGGACGTCCCCGGGCACGAGCGGTTCGTCACCAACATGCTGGCCGGGGTGGGGCCCTGCCCCGCGGTGATGCTGGTCGTGGCCGCCGACCAGGGCTGGCAGGCGCAGTCGGCCGAGCACCTGGCGGCGCTGGACGCCCTCGGCGTGCGGCACGGCCTCGCCGTCGTCACCCGGGCCGACCTGGCGGATCCCGAGCCCGTGCGCAGGCAGGTGCGCGAACGGCTCGCCGGGACCGGCCTCGCGGGGATCGGCAGCGTCGCCGTCAGCGGCCGGACCGGGCAGGGGCTCGATGAGCTGCGGGCCGCGCTCGGCCGGCTCGCCGCCGCGCTTCCCGAGCCGGACACCGGGGACGCCGTCCGGCTGTGGATCGACCGGGTGTTCACCATCAAGGGGGCGGGGACCGTCGTCACCGGCACCCTGACCAGGGGCACGCTCCGCGTCGGCGACGAGCTGGAGACGGGCGGCGGCCGGGTCAGGATCCGGGGGCTGCAGACCCTCGGGGAGAAGGCGGAGCGGGTGTCCGCGACCGCCCGCGTGGCCGTCAACCTGCGGGGCGTCGACCGTGACGACCTGTCGCGCGGCATGGCCCTGGTGACGCCGGAGGCGTGGTCGCCGGCTCAGGTGATCGACGTCCGGCTGACTGCCGCGCCGGACCGGCGCGCGGAGGCGGTGGTGCCGCACCCCGGATCGGCCCAGGGCAGGGAGGCGGTGGTGCCGCACCCCGGATCGGCCCAGCGCAGAAAGGCGGCGGTGCTGCACGTCGGGTCGGCCGCCGTGCCCGTCAGGGTCCGGCTTCTCGGCGGCGACACCGCGCGGCTCACCCTCGACCGTCCCCTGCCGCTCAGGACGGGCGACCGGGGCCTGCTCCGCGACCCCGGCCGGCGGGAGATCGTCGCCGGGCTCGTCGTGCTGGACGTCCGGCCGGCCCCGCTGCACCGCCGGGGCGCGGCGGCGGCCAGGGCGGCCGCGCTCGCCGAGGTGTCGCTGCCCGACGCCGCGGCCCTGCTGCGCTGGCACGGCCTGCTGACCGGTCGTGAACTGAGGGCGATGGGCTGCCCTCCCGCCGGAACACCGGTGACCGGCGACTGGTACGCCGACCCGGAGCACTGGTCGTCCCTGACCCGCCGGCTCGTCGAGCACGTCTCGCGGCGGCCCGCGCACGATCCCGGGGTCACCGTGGACGCCGTGGCCCAGGTGCTCGGCCTGCCCGACCGGCGGCTCGCCGAGGCGCTCGTCGTGCCGCCGCTGGTGGCCGAGGGCGGCCGAATCCTGCCCGCCGATCGGTCGCTGCCGCCCGCGATCGCCAGGGCGGTCGCGGAGCTGACCGCCGACCTCGCCGAACGCCCCTTCGACGCGCCCACCGCCGAACGCCTGGACGAGCTCGGTCTCACGGGCAAGGCGCTCGCGGCCGCGCTCCGTTCCGGCGCGGTCATGTCGATCGGAAAGAACGTCGTGCTCATGCCCGACGCGCTGGAGAGGGCCGCGGACCGGCTCGCCGAACTTCCCTCACCCTTCACCGTCAGCGACGCGCGCGTGGCCCTGGCCACCAGCCGCCGCGTCGCCCTGCCCCTGCTGGAGTGTCTCGATGCCCGGGGAATCACCCACCGCGTTGACAACGACAGGCGAGCCCTGCGCCGGCGCGACTGA
- a CDS encoding SigE family RNA polymerase sigma factor — MESPRGDAEDEFRAFVAASGPRLLKFAVLVCGDRGDAEDLLQDGLERVWLRWSRLREQEPEAYARRTIVNRATSRWRSPWNSRRSGEDVESRQGAGEFGRADADDFGRADDRELVLAALRRLPPRMRAVIVLRFWLGYTESETAAQLGGSVGSVKSQASRGLRRLRADLKTSTGVADA, encoded by the coding sequence GTGGAGAGTCCCCGGGGTGATGCGGAAGACGAGTTCAGGGCGTTCGTGGCGGCGAGCGGGCCGCGCCTGCTCAAGTTCGCCGTGCTCGTGTGCGGCGACCGCGGCGACGCCGAGGACCTGCTGCAGGACGGCCTGGAACGGGTGTGGCTGCGCTGGTCCCGGCTGCGCGAGCAGGAGCCGGAGGCGTACGCGCGGCGCACGATCGTGAACCGGGCGACGAGCCGGTGGCGCTCGCCCTGGAACAGCCGCCGCTCCGGCGAGGACGTGGAGTCCCGCCAGGGCGCCGGCGAGTTCGGCAGGGCCGACGCCGACGACTTCGGCAGGGCCGACGACCGGGAGCTGGTGCTGGCGGCGCTGCGGCGGCTGCCGCCGCGCATGCGGGCGGTGATCGTCCTGCGGTTCTGGCTGGGTTACACGGAGAGCGAGACGGCCGCGCAGCTCGGCGGCTCGGTGGGCTCGGTGAAGAGCCAGGCATCACGCGGCCTGCGGAGGCTGCGGGCGGATCTGAAGACGTCGACGGGAGTCGCTGATGCGTGA
- a CDS encoding cysteine desulfurase family protein yields MLVDEPVYLDHNATTPIDPRVAEAMTPYLMTWFGNPSSGHRHGERPRQAMAVAREQVAALIGARAPEVVFTGSGSEANLLALRGAVLAAGRTRPHVITQATEHPAVLETCRALARLHGARVTTLPVDGDGLVAAAALEAALTTDTVLVSVMAANNETGVLQPVAELAALARARGALFHCDAAQATGKIPIDVLAWGVDLLTVVGHKMYAPKGVAALYVRDGVALEPVVYGGGQERGLRAGTENVALAVAIGAAADLAARDFATGAPARLRELRDDLHRRLSAALPGRVRLNGSAGRRLPNTLNVSIDGVLGSDLLAAAPSVAASTGSACHSGTHTPSPVLSAMGLDAGRALGAVRLSLGRRSTGGDVETAAAALTDAARLLLPQQRPRKNPPIGRP; encoded by the coding sequence ATGCTCGTCGATGAGCCGGTCTATCTGGACCACAATGCCACCACCCCCATCGATCCGCGCGTAGCCGAGGCGATGACGCCGTACCTGATGACCTGGTTCGGCAACCCCTCCAGCGGTCACCGCCACGGCGAGCGACCCCGCCAGGCCATGGCCGTCGCGCGCGAGCAGGTCGCCGCGCTGATCGGGGCCCGCGCGCCCGAGGTGGTGTTCACCGGGTCGGGCTCCGAGGCGAACCTGCTGGCCCTGCGCGGCGCGGTGCTGGCCGCCGGCCGTACGCGGCCGCACGTGATCACGCAGGCCACCGAGCATCCGGCCGTGCTGGAGACCTGCCGCGCCCTGGCGCGCCTGCACGGCGCGCGGGTGACGACGCTGCCGGTGGACGGTGACGGCCTCGTGGCCGCCGCCGCGCTGGAGGCCGCGCTCACCACGGACACGGTGCTGGTGTCGGTGATGGCCGCCAACAACGAGACCGGCGTCCTGCAGCCGGTCGCCGAACTCGCCGCCCTCGCCCGGGCGCGCGGCGCGCTGTTCCACTGCGACGCCGCCCAGGCCACGGGCAAGATCCCGATCGACGTCCTGGCCTGGGGCGTGGACCTGCTGACCGTCGTCGGGCACAAGATGTACGCGCCCAAGGGCGTCGCCGCGCTGTACGTGCGCGACGGCGTGGCGCTGGAGCCGGTCGTCTACGGCGGCGGGCAGGAGCGCGGCCTGCGCGCCGGCACCGAGAACGTCGCCCTGGCCGTCGCCATCGGCGCCGCCGCCGACCTGGCCGCCCGCGACTTCGCAACCGGCGCGCCCGCCCGCCTCCGGGAGCTGCGCGACGACCTGCACCGCCGCCTGTCCGCGGCCCTGCCGGGCCGCGTCCGTCTCAACGGCTCGGCCGGGCGGCGCCTGCCGAACACGCTGAACGTCAGCATCGACGGCGTGCTCGGCTCCGACCTGCTCGCCGCCGCGCCCTCGGTGGCAGCCTCCACCGGCTCGGCCTGCCACAGCGGCACGCACACCCCCTCGCCCGTGCTGTCGGCCATGGGCCTGGATGCCGGCCGGGCGCTGGGCGCGGTGCGGCTGTCGCTGGGCCGCCGCAGCACCGGAGGCGACGTCGAGACGGCCGCCGCCGCGCTGACCGACGCCGCCCGGCTGCTCCTCCCACAACAACGCCCCCGCAAGAACCCGCCGATCGGACGTCCCTGA